One Buchnera aphidicola (Aphis glycines) genomic window, TAATTGGTATACGAAGGATATCTAATACATCATTCATACTTAACATCTCACCATTTTTAACACGTGTTGGATTATAACGTGTTAACAAGAGATGTTCTTTAATAGGGGCATTATTATCTTCAGATCTTTTTGATTTAGATGATATAATTCCTAAGATTCGATCAGAATCTCGCACTGAGGAAACTTCTGGATTGGTCGTAATAATAGCTTCATCTGCAAAATATAATGATAAAATAGCTCCTTTCTCAATTCCAGCAGGTGAATCACAAATAATAAAATCAAAATGCATTTTAATTAATTCATTTAAAACTTTTTCAACTCCCAAATGCGTTAGAGCGTCTTTATCTCTAGTTTGAGATGCTGGTAGAATAAATAAATTCTTTGTTTTTTTATCTTTGATTAAAGCTTGATTGATTACTGCTTCGCCTTGAATAACATTAACAAAATCATATACTACTCTGCGCTCGCATCCCATAATTAAATCTAAATTTCTTAAACCGATATCAAAATCTATCACAACAGTTTTTTTTCCTTTTTTTGCCAAACCAGTTGCAATAGCAGCACTTGAAGTAGTTTTACCTACACCTCCTTTCCCTGAAGTAACTACAATAATCCGTGTCATATAAAAAGTTCCTAAAAATGCACTTTTAACTAAGAGAATTAATAGTTAAAATTTTATTACGTAAATAAATTTGCGCTGATTTTCCAATAAACTTCAATGGTATTTGATCCGACAACCAATATTCACCAGATATTGACAATAATTCAGCAAATAATGCTGTGCAAAATATATTACTTGTAATGTCTCCATTAGCACCTGCAAGAACTCTACCTCTAACTGAACCATATATATGGATGTTACCGTCAGCAACTAATTCTGCTCCTGCGCTGACATTATTTGTGACTATTAAATCAGAATATTTGGCATATATTTTTTGCCCTGAACGCACAGGTGTATTAATAATATGTGTTTTTTTTATTTTTTTCTTGATTGCTTTATTAGTTTCATTTTCGATATTATGTGTTTTATAAAAAAAACTAATTTTTTGATTTATATTATTTTCTATATTTGTTGATTTTTTTCCTTCTAATAAAACGGGTAATCCTGAATCAATAATAATTTTTTTAAGATAGTTATCTTTACAACCAGTCACACCTACAATAAAAAAACTATGTGAAATAATAACTTTTTGTATTTTTCTCCAATTTTTTTGATTGAATGATAAATATGAAACATTAAGAATAATAGGTGCATTTTTTAAAAATTGAGGATATTCTTGAATTTTTTTATATAATGACTTATCAATTAAATCTATATTATCACTTTTTAGATATAATACTAATAATGTGAAATTACTGCCTTTTATTTCAATAGACGTTTTTTGCATATATATTGCTCGATAATTTATATTTATATGCATATTAAATGTACATGTATTATTTTTAAAAGCTAACACATATTAATTTAGTTAAATTATAATATAAATATCATTTTATAACAATTTCTATTTTTTTAGAATTTTTACACAATTCAAGATATTTCAATGTAACTGATGTGGAGTTTAAATAAAATTTCTAATTAATAAAATATTAAACTTTTTCAAGATCAAATTTGTGAGGATCATTAAAATTTTGTTATTTTCTCAGAATAGTCAACTCATCTTACGTTATCAAAATATTTTTAAAAATAAAAAAATTTTTTTTTCAGGAAATATTCAAGATGAATTACCAAGATATTTATCTTGTATAGACAAAAGCTTACATCTTAGTGTAAAAAATGATTTTTATGAAAAAAAATCGGATCATCCTAAAAAAATTCATATACATTATAATTTACTTGTCTCGAAAAAAACTGTTAAAAATTATAATACACTTATTTACTATTGGCCTAAAAGTAAGTCAGAAGCAAAATTTCAATTGTATAATTTGTTATCTTGTTTTGCTATTGGAACTGAAATTTTTATTGTAGGAAATAATTCATGCGGCGTAAAAAGTGCGATAAAAATATTAAAAAAATGGACACATATAAATAAATTAGAAAGCGCAAAACATTCTATTCTATTCGCAGGCATTCTTCAATATAAAACAAAATTTATATTAAAAGATTTTTTTCACACACATATTTGGAAAGATTTATACATCAAATGTTTACCAGGAGTTTTTGGTTATAAAAAAATAGATTTAGGTAGTCAACTACTTGCTTCTACTTTTTCTAAACATATTCATGGTGAAATATTAGATGTAGGATGTGGATCAGGTTTTTTATCAGTATCTTTGCTTAAATATTCACCAAATTCTATAGTTACTATGATAGATAATAAGGAATCTGCAATAATATCTAGTCAGGAAACACTTTCCTCTAATCAATTATCCGCAAAGGTACTATCTAGCAATCTTTATTCAAATATATTTAATAAATTTAATTTAATTATATCGAATCCGCCATTTCACAATGATTTAAAAATAAACTTTAATATTATTAAAAATGTTATCATGATGGGATCGAAATATTTAAAAAAAAGAGGAGAGTTGAGATTTGTCGTGAATAGTTGTTTTAATTATGATTTAATTTTAAAAAAAAATTTTAAATCATTTCACGTGATTGAAAAAACCAATCTATATAAAGTATATCAAGCTTTATTATAAATATAATATGGTACCCGGAGCGGGACTTGAACCCGCAAAGCTTTTAAAGCCGAGGGATTTTAAGTCCCTTGTGTCTACCAATTTCACCATCCGGGCTTTTTATAGAGGCGTATCCCGGAATCGAACCGGGTTATACGGATTTGCAGTCCGCTACATAGCCAATCTGTCAACACGCCTATAGTTTTATATTATAAAAAAAAAAAAATAAAATTACAATAAAATTTTATAAATATAAAAATATTTATATAAAATTTTTAATAAAATAAAAAATTGTCTTTACATTCATCAATAGAATGTTTTAACATTACTAATGTTTCATAATTAAAACATTATGTTTTTTAAGGAGAGGTGGCCGAGTGGTTTAAGGCAGCGGTCTTGAAAACCGCCGATGAGAAATCATCCGAGAGTTCGAATCTCTCTCTCTCCGAAAAAATTAAAAAATAAAATTTTTATCCTCAAAAAAATTACTGATCAGCAGAAACTTCAATTTCTACACGACGATCAGGTGCTAAACAACTAATCAATAAAGCCCGACTTTCTATATCTTTACATACTTGATCAGTTAAAGGATACTGATTCCCCATTCCTTGAATGTTGATTTGATTTTCAGATATTCCATGAGAAGTAAAATAATTTTTGATACTATATGCACGATCTTCAGATAACTTCTGATTGTATTCTTTATTTCCTATTCTATCTGTATGACCTGATAGTGTAATATAAATTTTTTTTGATTTAATATTATTTATTTCATTATTAATTTTTCTTAATTTGTCATATGAAATAGGTCTTAATTCTGTGCTATTAAAAGGAAAATTAATGTTTTCATTAAGGGCGACATATTGTTGATTGGATGTTTCTGGTGTGTATGATGTAAACATATCATTAATTTTAGACTTTCCGAACTTCCATGCAAATGAAACAACTGCATCTCCTAAAGTAGGTTTTGATAAATTCATTATATTTTCAACACTACTTTTCCATGTATAATCAAATCTAGTAATAAATTCATCATTAAAAATATATTCAGCACCTACAGATAAACTAGGAAATAAACAACTATGTTTAGTAAAAGTTTTTTTCAAATCTTCTTTAGAAGCTAAATTTTCCCAAAACATCATCCCTCCTAATCGTGTGTAAAATCGAAAATCATCTGTAACAGGATAGGATAATTTTGTTGAAATTTGTACGTTATTTGCTTGTATATGTTCTTTCGATTTTTGAAACATTAGATGAGGAAAAAATCCAGTTGTATCATTTTCTATTTCCAAACCAAAATATGGATTAAATTCATATCCTAGAAATAATCCAAAAATAGGAGCATTTGTGCTTTCATCATGCTTTATATCTTGCATTTTCTTATAGTTTAAAAGATTAAAATTCGACCATCCAATTTTAGTACCTATATACCATCCATCGTTATTTTTTGATTGAACATTACTGACCAAGCTTACTAATAAAATTAGAATAGTAAGAGCTCTTTTTTTCATTTGAAAACTCCATTTTTAAGATAAATTACCAATAAATAAAAAAATTTAAAAATCTGAATTATTTTATAAAAAATTATAATACAATCTATTATATAATAAATATTATATTAATAACATAATTCAATATATTTATATTATTTATATAATATTTACATATATCTAACTAATAAAATTCAAAACTGATTAACATATATACATAATTCTTAATTAATAATTTTATTGTTATTGATGTTATTAGGATTATGGAAAAAGGATATACCTAAAAAATATAGACAAGCTAAATAAATCATTCCAGAAAAAAACAATATTGTAAATAGACGTATTATTTTAATAAAACAAGAATTTACATTATATAGAGGTATAAAATATAACATAAAAATTAGAAAAAATATCATAGAAAATGCTGCAATTAATAAACGAAAAATAAAAATTAATTCATTAGAATTAAAAAAAATCAGCTTCTTTTGATATAATTTCCAATATAACAGAAAAAAATTTATCCACCCAAATATACTAAAAGATAAAGCTAAACCTGCATGTTGTAAATAATAAATTAAACATGGGTTAAATATTTGCGTCATAGATAAAGTAAATAATGAAACTCGTGTTGGAAAACTTATTTCTTGAGATGCGTAAAAAGCTGAAGATAAAATTTTTACTAAAACTAATGCCACTAAACCAATAGAATATAATTGTAATGCTTTTTGTGTCATTAAAACATCAAAATCTGTAAATTTTCCATGTTGAAATAATATAACAACTAATGGTTTCGCAAGCATAAATAATAAAATAGAAGCAGGTAATGATAAAATTAAAGCGATTCTAAATCCCCAATGAAGTAATTTTTTATATTCTTCTAGTTTATTTTTAGAATAACTTTTTGATAGCGATGTAAATAAAATTGTACTTAAGGAAACACCTAATATCCCTATCGGAAATTCAATCAATCTATCAGCATAATACATCCAAGATATAGAACCTGAATGTAATAAAGAAATAAAAATAGTATTCAAAATTAAAGCAGTTTGATTTGCAGAAGTAACAATCAAGGACGGACCTATTTTTTTTAAAACTTTTAATAAGCCAGCATTTTTAAAATTAAATTTTGGAATTATTAACATATTTATTTTCAATAAATATGGAAACTGATATATTAACTGGATAAGTCCACCTATAATAACAGACCAAGCTAATATTAAAATTGGCGGTGTAAAAAAATTATTCAAAAAAATAGAACAAACAATCATAGTAATATTTAAAAGACTGGGTGCAATTGCCGGAATTGTAAAGTAATTCCAACTATTTAAAACAGAAGAATATAACGATGATAGAGAAATTAATAAAACATAAGGAAACATAATTTCTAGTAAAGTAGAAGATACTTTCAATGTTTGGAAGCAATTGGAAAAACCTGGCGCAGTCAATTTAACTAAATAATTAGAAAATATCATGCCTAATATTGTTAGGATAGATAAAATACAAATAATTAAACCTAACAAAGATGCAATGAAACATTTTGTATGATGTATGTTTTTATTTGATTTATAATATATTAGAATAGGGATAAAAGATTGCGAAAACACACCTTCGAAAAACAATCGACGTAATAAATTGGGAATTTTAAAAGCTACAAAAAAAGCATCAGTATAAATAGAAACACCAAAAACACGAGCAATTATAAGATCTCTAAAAAAACCTAATATACGTGAAATCAACGTCGTAAAACTAAGAGAAAATAAAGTTTTCAAAAGATTCATATTAAACTGACCTGAAACAAGTTACACATTATATTCACAGAATATTTTATTAAAACCTAAACAAAATTTTCTTGCTCATAAAATACTTAATATGTTATAAAATAAAATTATTTCTAAATAAATTTATTACCTTCAAATACATTCTAAATAATGTCTTCTTTAAAAAAAATAAAAATAATTAAACCTGATGATTGGCATGTTCATCTCAGAGATAAAAGAATCTTAAAAAAAGTTCTAAGATATACTGAAATGTTTTATCAACGAGCAATAATCATGCCTAATCTTAATAAACCGATTATAAATTGCAAACAAGCTATTGCGTATAAAAATAGAATTTTGCAAGCAACAAAACTCAATCACACTCAATTTGAACCATTAATGACTTGCTATTTAACAAGGGAAACTTCTTTAAAAGAATTAAAATATGGTTTCTTGAAAAAAATATTTATAGGCGCAAAATTATACCCTAATCAATGTACAACAAATTCAACAACAGGTATAAATAAAATTAGTGAAATTTTTCATATATTAGAATTAATGCAAAAAATAAAAATGCCATTATTAATTCATGCTGAAGAAAATAATATTGCTATTGATATTTATGATAGAGAAGCAAAATTTATTGAAACAACACTAATACCATTGCGTAAACAATTTCCAGAATTAAAAATAGTATTAGAGCATATTACAACCAAAGAAGCTGTTTCTTACGTTGAAGAAAACAATTCTGCATATTTAGCAGGAACTATAACCCCACATCATTTAATGTTAAATAGAAATAACATGTTTATTCACGGAATTCAACCTAATCTATATTGTTTACCTATTCTAAAAAGAAAAATACATCAAAATGCTTTAAGGAAAGTTATATCTAATGGTAGTACAAATTTTTTTTTAGGAAGTGATAGCGCTCCACATCTTTATAAGAATAAAATTAATTTATTTGGATGCGCAGGAATATTTAATGCTCCATCATCTTTATTATGTTACGTTACTATTTTCGAAGAAATGAAAGCATTAAAATATTTTGAATCTTTTTGTTCAAAAAATGGTCCTAATTTCTATAATTTACCAATCAATCAAAGTACTATCACATTGATAAAAAAACCTTGTAAAATTGTAAAAAAAATAGATCTTGGACAAGATTTTATTTTACCTTTTTTATCCGGAGAAATCTTAAAATGGTCTATTCTTTAAATATTACTAGTATAATTTTTGAATTTTAATAATTTCAGTTCTATAATTTTCCATTAATGTCATAAATAATACTATTATTATAAGATTTATAAAAATTTAAAAAATTTTGATTTAAATAAAATTTGTGTTCCACTAATTTTTTATTTTTAAGATTTATTTTCTTTAAAGATAAGCATTTATTTTTTATCTTATTCAAATAATAATGAATTTTATCACAATCTACACCAGAAGAAATACTATTATATTGCTTTTCAAGAGATAACTGTATTTTTTTTGCATAGTTTAATTTATTCAATAAAATATGTTTTCTTTCTATAATAAGAGATAATTCCTTTATGTTAGTTTTTGAGTTCAATAAATTTATGTTCTCTTCATGCATAGTTTTATCTAATAAAAATAAAATATTATCTATTTTTTTAACAACGTCGATTAATTTTTTCATATTTTTATGTATTTTATAATTTGTATCATTGATAAATATAATATTATTAAATTTATAAAACAACTATTACTTCTCTATCATTGTTAATTATTCCAGTAAAAATTTTCCCACTTTTAATTTGAATACGTATTTTTTCGTTTATGCCGCCATTATCGAGTGCTTTTCCGGTAGTAATAATTTCAAAATTGTTTCCTTTGAACTTAATAGTAACCTCTTTATTTAATCTGATCACCCAGAAAGCACGTGTCATAAAAGATGTAATAGGTTGAAAAGGAAAAATATCTCGTAAATTTACTCTATTTATAACATCTTGTTTATTCAAATAAGTTCCATTAGGTAAATTATTTAAACTTCCTGTTATAGATTTTAAATCTGATTCGCTTATTTTTGTTCCTCGAAAAATTTTTTTCTTTGCTACAATATACTGCCCTTGAACTTGTAATTCTAATTTTAAAAATCGATGTTGATGCCCACAAATGTATAAAATATCAAATAATCGCGCATTATGAAAATGATTTGATAATAAAAAATATGGTTTTTTACAAACTTGATTTGTTTTAAGAGGAACATGAAATAATATTTTAAAATTTTTTGTATTCAGAGAATATTCTTTTTTAAAAAATTTATTTAAGTGATTTATTAAATCATCAGCGCTAATTTTAAAAGATAAAAAAAACAATAAAATAAAAAAAATTTTTAATAATTTCATTTTCTTCCTTATTCACTGACAGAAATTAAAACTTAACCCATTACGGTTAATAAATACATATAATATATTATAAATTCTTTATAGATTTTCTTATAATCTACAAAGATTTAATAAAAAATTTAATATAAATCTATTTTAAATTTAAATTTTTTAAAAATTTATAATATAATTATATTTACAGAAAAAATTTT contains:
- the rsmC gene encoding 16S rRNA (guanine(1207)-N(2))-methyltransferase RsmC; amino-acid sequence: MLFSQNSQLILRYQNIFKNKKIFFSGNIQDELPRYLSCIDKSLHLSVKNDFYEKKSDHPKKIHIHYNLLVSKKTVKNYNTLIYYWPKSKSEAKFQLYNLLSCFAIGTEIFIVGNNSCGVKSAIKILKKWTHINKLESAKHSILFAGILQYKTKFILKDFFHTHIWKDLYIKCLPGVFGYKKIDLGSQLLASTFSKHIHGEILDVGCGSGFLSVSLLKYSPNSIVTMIDNKESAIISSQETLSSNQLSAKVLSSNLYSNIFNKFNLIISNPPFHNDLKINFNIIKNVIMMGSKYLKKRGELRFVVNSCFNYDLILKKNFKSFHVIEKTNLYKVYQALL
- the pyrC gene encoding dihydroorotase, producing the protein MSSLKKIKIIKPDDWHVHLRDKRILKKVLRYTEMFYQRAIIMPNLNKPIINCKQAIAYKNRILQATKLNHTQFEPLMTCYLTRETSLKELKYGFLKKIFIGAKLYPNQCTTNSTTGINKISEIFHILELMQKIKMPLLIHAEENNIAIDIYDREAKFIETTLIPLRKQFPELKIVLEHITTKEAVSYVEENNSAYLAGTITPHHLMLNRNNMFIHGIQPNLYCLPILKRKIHQNALRKVISNGSTNFFLGSDSAPHLYKNKINLFGCAGIFNAPSSLLCYVTIFEEMKALKYFESFCSKNGPNFYNLPINQSTITLIKKPCKIVKKIDLGQDFILPFLSGEILKWSIL
- the minD gene encoding septum site-determining protein MinD, with product MTRIIVVTSGKGGVGKTTSSAAIATGLAKKGKKTVVIDFDIGLRNLDLIMGCERRVVYDFVNVIQGEAVINQALIKDKKTKNLFILPASQTRDKDALTHLGVEKVLNELIKMHFDFIICDSPAGIEKGAILSLYFADEAIITTNPEVSSVRDSDRILGIISSKSKRSEDNNAPIKEHLLLTRYNPTRVKNGEMLSMNDVLDILRIPIIGVIPEDVSVLRASNQGESVILDNNSNAGHAYFDTVNRLLGENHKFRFIEEEKKSFLRRLFGR
- a CDS encoding OmpA family protein; this translates as MKKRALTILILLVSLVSNVQSKNNDGWYIGTKIGWSNFNLLNYKKMQDIKHDESTNAPIFGLFLGYEFNPYFGLEIENDTTGFFPHLMFQKSKEHIQANNVQISTKLSYPVTDDFRFYTRLGGMMFWENLASKEDLKKTFTKHSCLFPSLSVGAEYIFNDEFITRFDYTWKSSVENIMNLSKPTLGDAVVSFAWKFGKSKINDMFTSYTPETSNQQYVALNENINFPFNSTELRPISYDKLRKINNEINNIKSKKIYITLSGHTDRIGNKEYNQKLSEDRAYSIKNYFTSHGISENQINIQGMGNQYPLTDQVCKDIESRALLISCLAPDRRVEIEVSADQ
- the flgA gene encoding flagellar basal body P-ring formation chaperone FlgA → MKLLKIFFILLFFLSFKISADDLINHLNKFFKKEYSLNTKNFKILFHVPLKTNQVCKKPYFLLSNHFHNARLFDILYICGHQHRFLKLELQVQGQYIVAKKKIFRGTKISESDLKSITGSLNNLPNGTYLNKQDVINRVNLRDIFPFQPITSFMTRAFWVIRLNKEVTIKFKGNNFEIITTGKALDNGGINEKIRIQIKSGKIFTGIINNDREVIVVL
- the minC gene encoding septum site-determining protein MinC → MQKTSIEIKGSNFTLLVLYLKSDNIDLIDKSLYKKIQEYPQFLKNAPIILNVSYLSFNQKNWRKIQKVIISHSFFIVGVTGCKDNYLKKIIIDSGLPVLLEGKKSTNIENNINQKISFFYKTHNIENETNKAIKKKIKKTHIINTPVRSGQKIYAKYSDLIVTNNVSAGAELVADGNIHIYGSVRGRVLAGANGDITSNIFCTALFAELLSISGEYWLSDQIPLKFIGKSAQIYLRNKILTINSLS
- the murJ gene encoding murein biosynthesis integral membrane protein MurJ; translated protein: MNLLKTLFSLSFTTLISRILGFFRDLIIARVFGVSIYTDAFFVAFKIPNLLRRLFFEGVFSQSFIPILIYYKSNKNIHHTKCFIASLLGLIICILSILTILGMIFSNYLVKLTAPGFSNCFQTLKVSSTLLEIMFPYVLLISLSSLYSSVLNSWNYFTIPAIAPSLLNITMIVCSIFLNNFFTPPILILAWSVIIGGLIQLIYQFPYLLKINMLIIPKFNFKNAGLLKVLKKIGPSLIVTSANQTALILNTIFISLLHSGSISWMYYADRLIEFPIGILGVSLSTILFTSLSKSYSKNKLEEYKKLLHWGFRIALILSLPASILLFMLAKPLVVILFQHGKFTDFDVLMTQKALQLYSIGLVALVLVKILSSAFYASQEISFPTRVSLFTLSMTQIFNPCLIYYLQHAGLALSFSIFGWINFFLLYWKLYQKKLIFFNSNELIFIFRLLIAAFSMIFFLIFMLYFIPLYNVNSCFIKIIRLFTILFFSGMIYLACLYFLGISFFHNPNNINNNKIIN